Proteins encoded within one genomic window of Oscillatoria salina IIICB1:
- the cobA gene encoding uroporphyrinogen-III C-methyltransferase, whose protein sequence is MNDRGDLVTIPVKTQQQRSVGKVYLVGAGPGDPGLMTIKGKTLLECADVVIYDALVSPQILATINPQAEQINAGKRRGRHSKLQSQTTELLIEKAQTNAIVVRLKGGDPFVFGRGGEEMEDLIAAGVPVEVVPGITSGIAAPAYAGIPVTHRSYSSSVVFVTGHEARGKYRPRVNWSAIAQSAETIVVYMGVHNLPNIVVQLAAAGLSKSTPIALIRWGTRSDQEELIGTLETIVEQVEQTNFEAPAIAVIGNVVKLHSILSICRP, encoded by the coding sequence ATGAACGATCGGGGAGATTTAGTGACAATTCCAGTGAAAACACAACAGCAGCGATCGGTAGGCAAAGTATATCTCGTGGGTGCAGGTCCAGGAGATCCCGGACTAATGACAATCAAAGGCAAAACTCTGCTTGAATGTGCCGATGTAGTGATTTATGACGCCTTAGTCAGTCCCCAAATTTTAGCTACCATCAACCCCCAAGCCGAGCAAATTAACGCGGGTAAACGTCGGGGACGACATTCTAAGTTACAGTCCCAAACAACAGAATTATTAATTGAAAAAGCGCAAACAAACGCGATCGTCGTTCGACTCAAAGGCGGAGACCCCTTTGTTTTTGGTCGCGGTGGAGAAGAAATGGAAGATTTAATCGCAGCCGGAGTACCAGTAGAAGTGGTACCAGGAATAACTTCCGGTATCGCCGCACCAGCTTACGCCGGAATTCCCGTCACCCATCGAAGTTATAGTTCTTCAGTCGTCTTTGTCACCGGACATGAAGCTAGAGGAAAATATCGACCGCGAGTAAACTGGAGTGCGATCGCCCAAAGTGCAGAAACGATCGTAGTTTATATGGGAGTCCATAATTTGCCCAATATTGTGGTTCAACTAGCAGCAGCAGGCTTAAGTAAATCAACTCCCATCGCTTTAATTCGCTGGGGAACTCGCTCCGACCAAGAAGAACTAATTGGTACATTAGAAACGATCGTCGAGCAAGTAGAACAAACCAACTTTGAGGCTCCAGCGATCGCTGTTATCGGTAACGTAGTTAAACTCCACTCAATCTTATCAATCTGTCGCCCGTAA
- a CDS encoding sirohydrochlorin chelatase: MPSACLLVSHGSRDARPRIAVEQLANLVRQRLENQRPLGISPNWLSSNVGKCDRQKHKRSRGIASEPICPLVGCAALELTPMPLHESIKQFARRAKAEGNTKVQILPLFLLPGVHVKEDIPSAVKLAQEAIGEQIPIQLQPHLGSNPGLKQLLAKEFQCFSTPTRILLSHGSRRVGANEAIEAIASELKAIAAYWSVSPSLSAQVEALVAAEKQEIAIVPYFLFQGGITEAIATQVKELQLKFPHVQLLLGKPLGASAELADLVVEGVDK, encoded by the coding sequence ATGCCTTCAGCCTGCTTACTGGTATCTCATGGAAGTCGCGATGCTCGTCCCCGAATAGCCGTAGAACAACTAGCAAATTTAGTCCGCCAGCGCTTAGAAAACCAGCGCCCTTTGGGTATCTCGCCAAATTGGTTAAGTTCTAATGTAGGGAAGTGCGATCGCCAAAAGCACAAAAGGAGTCGAGGAATAGCGAGCGAGCCAATATGTCCTTTAGTTGGCTGTGCAGCTTTGGAACTAACTCCCATGCCTTTACATGAAAGTATTAAACAATTTGCTCGTCGAGCCAAAGCTGAGGGAAACACGAAAGTGCAAATCTTACCATTGTTTCTTTTACCTGGAGTTCATGTCAAAGAAGATATTCCCAGCGCCGTGAAACTAGCACAGGAGGCAATAGGCGAGCAGATCCCCATACAATTACAACCTCACCTAGGCAGTAATCCAGGGTTGAAACAACTATTAGCAAAAGAGTTTCAGTGTTTTAGTACGCCGACAAGAATTTTATTGTCTCATGGCAGTCGTCGAGTAGGAGCAAATGAGGCAATAGAAGCGATCGCCTCTGAGTTAAAGGCAATTGCTGCTTATTGGTCAGTATCTCCCAGCTTATCAGCGCAAGTAGAAGCTTTAGTAGCGGCAGAAAAGCAGGAAATAGCTATTGTGCCATATTTTCTTTTTCAGGGCGGCATTACCGAAGCGATCGCCACACAAGTAAAAGAACTACAGTTGAAATTTCCTCACGTACAATTGCTTCTTGGTAAACCTTTGGGAGCAAGTGCAGAATTAGCAGATTTAGTTGTCGAGGGGGTTGACAAATGA
- a CDS encoding phosphatase PAP2 family protein, which produces MLLFNLRYIAKRIVRFWRRQLNRKNLFLLLSIIPLTGLIIAILGTWAFIEIADEVLEKQTQTLDRAILLAIDDWHRPVLTFLMHTFSIIGGTIVVTSIALGAGVFLWRRRQKVEFTALAITAIGGTCLNLLIKQFFDRDRPELWEMTNKEPRTSSFPSGHAMLSLIIYGFLGYLLASHYHRWRWWIAISTILLVSIIGFSRLYLGIHWPTDVVAGQAAGLTWLAASILGLEIRWRRDANAAQ; this is translated from the coding sequence ATGCTGCTGTTTAATCTGCGCTACATAGCCAAGCGAATAGTTCGTTTTTGGCGACGACAACTAAATAGAAAAAATTTGTTTTTGTTGCTGTCAATTATTCCCTTGACAGGGCTAATTATTGCAATTTTAGGAACTTGGGCATTTATCGAAATTGCTGATGAAGTCCTCGAAAAGCAAACCCAAACCCTCGATCGAGCTATTTTATTGGCTATAGATGATTGGCATAGACCAGTATTAACTTTTTTGATGCACACCTTTTCGATTATTGGTGGCACAATAGTTGTTACCTCAATTGCTCTTGGTGCTGGGGTATTTTTGTGGCGACGAAGACAAAAGGTAGAATTTACAGCTTTAGCAATTACAGCGATCGGAGGAACTTGTTTAAATTTACTGATTAAACAGTTTTTCGATCGCGATCGCCCCGAACTCTGGGAAATGACGAATAAAGAACCGCGCACTTCTAGTTTTCCTAGCGGTCATGCCATGCTATCTTTAATTATCTATGGTTTTCTCGGTTACTTACTAGCAAGTCATTATCATCGGTGGCGCTGGTGGATTGCTATTAGCACGATTTTATTAGTCTCAATTATTGGTTTTAGTCGGCTTTATCTCGGCATTCATTGGCCGACAGACGTAGTTGCCGGACAAGCAGCAGGACTTACTTGGCTAGCTGCTAGCATCCTCGGTTTGGAGATTCGCTGGCGACGAGATGCAAATGCGGCGCAGTGA
- the pdxH gene encoding pyridoxamine 5'-phosphate oxidase, whose amino-acid sequence MDIPVSELRKNYTRAGLSEADAELNPFKQFQTWFQQALKAQLSEPNAMTLATANLDGTPSARIVLLKDFDEQSFVFYTNYSSYKGQQLADNARAALVFWWAELERQVRIAGRVEKVSPEESDEYFHSRPENSQIGAWVSNQSQVIESREVLEQRFQELQTKYGEQEIPRPPHWGGYRVIPEEIEFWQGRPSRLHDRLRYRRVENNTWIRERLAP is encoded by the coding sequence ATGGATATACCTGTTAGTGAATTACGGAAAAACTACACTCGCGCTGGTTTGAGCGAAGCTGATGCTGAGCTAAATCCATTTAAGCAGTTTCAAACCTGGTTCCAGCAAGCTCTTAAAGCTCAACTAAGCGAACCTAACGCGATGACTCTTGCTACTGCTAACCTAGATGGTACGCCCTCAGCTCGGATTGTCCTACTCAAAGATTTCGACGAACAAAGCTTTGTCTTTTATACCAACTACAGTAGTTACAAAGGACAACAGCTTGCTGATAATGCTCGTGCAGCGCTAGTTTTTTGGTGGGCAGAATTGGAGCGACAAGTGCGAATTGCGGGTAGAGTCGAGAAAGTTTCTCCTGAAGAATCAGACGAGTATTTTCACAGTCGTCCAGAAAATTCTCAAATTGGTGCTTGGGTTTCAAATCAAAGCCAAGTAATTGAAAGTCGCGAGGTTTTAGAACAGCGTTTTCAGGAATTACAAACTAAATATGGAGAGCAAGAAATCCCGCGTCCTCCTCACTGGGGAGGATACCGAGTAATTCCTGAAGAAATAGAATTTTGGCAAGGTCGTCCTAGTCGTTTGCACGATCGCCTGCGCTATCGACGAGTTGAAAATAATACTTGGATTAGAGAGCGTTTAGCACCTTAG
- a CDS encoding LapA family protein, protein MRQVNFLIIFALCLALALFSIENTQASTINVLPGVEVEAPLSIELILAAGVGAVLGWLFSIWTKLQRYLVAAKQRRQVRAKEKEIEKLKKDLEQQDRQQFLPAAETIEGSEE, encoded by the coding sequence ATGCGACAAGTAAATTTTCTGATTATTTTTGCTCTTTGTTTGGCTCTGGCTTTATTTAGCATTGAGAATACTCAAGCTTCGACGATTAATGTACTTCCGGGTGTGGAGGTTGAGGCTCCACTGTCGATAGAATTAATTTTAGCTGCTGGAGTGGGTGCGGTTCTGGGCTGGTTGTTTAGTATCTGGACGAAATTGCAACGTTATTTGGTTGCGGCGAAACAAAGACGGCAAGTTCGCGCGAAGGAGAAGGAAATTGAAAAGTTGAAAAAAGACCTCGAACAACAAGATCGACAACAATTTTTACCTGCGGCTGAGACAATTGAAGGAAGTGAGGAATGA
- a CDS encoding segregation/condensation protein A: MTVSPAREAIALLIDLAQRGEIDPWDVQVIEAIDRFLSELGLNGQGEPNYDRADLPQSGQTFLWASMLVLLKADTLQRLEEEEEQPELEVAEFAGEEANERALPLHLERHIRRRPTAPPPRKRRVTLQELIEQIEQIAAVLESAPDRSTQRRSRSLSRRATARAIAQLAHDENLTEVAAQLEQFLTANLSQFPSAQDFIHLEHLLDLWTSNKHKNEDLSSHKGKEKVGIFWALLLLSAQSKVELSQEEFYQDLKIKPLIDEGKSLKENE, translated from the coding sequence ATGACGGTATCACCTGCTCGCGAAGCGATCGCGCTTTTAATTGATTTGGCGCAACGAGGAGAAATCGATCCTTGGGATGTTCAAGTGATTGAGGCGATCGATCGTTTTTTGAGTGAATTGGGTTTAAATGGTCAGGGTGAACCAAATTACGATCGCGCTGATTTGCCTCAGTCGGGACAAACTTTTCTCTGGGCTTCGATGTTAGTTTTACTTAAGGCTGATACTCTCCAACGTCTCGAAGAGGAGGAGGAACAACCAGAGTTGGAAGTGGCTGAATTTGCAGGTGAGGAGGCGAATGAACGTGCTTTACCACTTCATCTCGAACGTCATATTCGTCGCCGCCCTACCGCCCCTCCACCTCGCAAGCGTCGCGTTACTTTACAGGAGTTAATCGAGCAAATTGAGCAAATTGCGGCGGTTTTGGAGTCTGCACCCGATCGCTCAACTCAACGACGTTCTCGCTCTTTGTCTCGTCGCGCTACTGCTCGCGCGATCGCTCAACTTGCTCATGATGAAAATCTTACTGAAGTTGCTGCTCAACTTGAACAATTTCTCACTGCTAATTTGTCTCAATTTCCCTCAGCACAAGACTTTATCCATTTAGAGCATTTACTCGATTTATGGACATCAAATAAACATAAAAATGAGGATTTGTCAAGTCATAAAGGTAAAGAAAAAGTTGGGATTTTTTGGGCGTTATTATTACTTTCCGCACAGTCGAAAGTGGAATTATCCCAAGAAGAATTTTATCAGGATTTGAAGATCAAACCTCTCATCGACGAGGGAAAATCTCTTAAAGAAAATGAATAA
- a CDS encoding DUF3370 domain-containing protein — protein MFLLGLLFAQTTPPPEPTPQEIVKPQEVRPLAGQLNSVPVFNSNSPEVVLSEGILLSTFAKENKANPEAHLSFPFQGRFDIFAHHIAKPPTPEDLRTLYLGIMLHNPTKETVTVDILAAASYLSRPDAPFIKLPSQVPNPEGNVYAGPGSRVMNDILRGVRQENFPDELVIPPGESRMLLNLPIPVREWEPPLNGRSTYIKLDSNGEVYAASLAMFAPVDERGEERKPTLAEWKELLAEGELVTPRDRVPTPPNNTTGGIIYGRVAGVSQGSQWKATLTDNNRSEKLTIPGVGEAFSYGISTLAGGRLGTNQIQTAPMLVRYPDTAYSAHGNYGVEYSLTLPFYNPTEASKTVAVTLQTPIKQDILTQGLRFLEPPAPQVFFRGTVEISYEDEQGNSVNNYFHLVQQRGQQAEPLANLTIPPKETRTVKVDFLYPPDATPPQVLTVKTLTE, from the coding sequence ATGTTTTTACTTGGCTTACTTTTCGCTCAAACAACACCACCACCCGAACCTACTCCTCAAGAAATAGTGAAACCTCAAGAAGTTCGTCCTTTAGCAGGACAATTAAATTCCGTACCCGTATTTAACAGTAATAGCCCAGAAGTAGTCTTATCTGAAGGAATTTTACTTTCCACTTTTGCCAAAGAAAACAAAGCTAATCCCGAAGCCCATTTAAGCTTTCCTTTTCAAGGACGTTTTGACATTTTCGCCCATCATATTGCTAAACCGCCAACCCCAGAAGATTTACGAACTTTGTATCTAGGAATAATGTTACATAATCCAACTAAGGAAACAGTAACAGTTGACATTTTAGCCGCAGCAAGTTATCTTTCTCGACCAGATGCACCATTTATTAAACTACCTTCTCAAGTACCAAACCCAGAAGGAAATGTTTACGCGGGACCCGGTAGTCGAGTAATGAATGATATCTTAAGGGGAGTAAGACAAGAAAACTTTCCTGACGAGTTAGTTATTCCACCCGGAGAAAGTAGAATGTTACTTAATTTGCCTATTCCAGTAAGAGAATGGGAACCACCTTTAAATGGTCGTTCTACTTACATAAAATTAGATAGTAACGGGGAAGTTTATGCAGCAAGTTTAGCAATGTTTGCGCCTGTAGATGAAAGAGGAGAAGAGAGGAAACCGACATTAGCAGAATGGAAAGAATTATTAGCAGAAGGAGAATTAGTTACGCCACGCGATCGCGTCCCGACTCCTCCCAATAATACCACTGGTGGTATAATTTACGGACGAGTTGCGGGCGTTTCCCAAGGTTCCCAATGGAAAGCTACTTTAACCGATAATAATCGTAGCGAAAAACTTACGATTCCCGGCGTCGGTGAAGCTTTTTCTTATGGTATTAGTACCCTCGCTGGTGGTAGACTAGGAACAAATCAAATTCAAACTGCACCGATGCTAGTGCGCTATCCTGATACGGCTTATAGCGCTCACGGTAACTATGGCGTAGAATACAGTTTAACCTTACCTTTTTACAACCCAACTGAAGCTAGCAAAACTGTAGCTGTTACTTTACAAACTCCCATCAAACAAGATATTTTAACCCAAGGATTACGCTTTCTTGAACCTCCAGCCCCACAAGTTTTTTTCCGAGGTACAGTAGAAATTAGCTACGAGGACGAACAAGGTAATTCTGTTAATAATTATTTTCACTTAGTTCAACAACGAGGTCAACAAGCAGAACCTTTAGCAAATTTAACCATACCACCAAAAGAAACTCGCACGGTAAAAGTTGATTTTCTCTATCCTCCCGATGCTACCCCACCACAAGTTTTGACAGTGAAAACTTTAACTGAATAA
- the hisH gene encoding imidazole glycerol phosphate synthase subunit HisH, with protein MAAIAVIDYDMGNLHSACKGLEKAGATTKITDSADEIARSEAIVLPGVGAFDPAVRHLRSRDLVEPIREAIASGKPFLGICLGLQILFDGSEEGNEPGLGIIPGMVRRFRSEPNLTIPHMGWNQLHFTQKNLALWRQLPSDPYLYFVHSYYVDPSDSAYTAATVTHGSQTVTAAIARDNLMAVQFHPEKSSTLGLQILSNFVRLIRARVAA; from the coding sequence ATGGCGGCGATCGCGGTAATCGATTATGATATGGGAAATTTGCACTCTGCTTGTAAGGGTTTGGAGAAAGCGGGTGCAACTACTAAGATAACTGATTCTGCTGACGAAATTGCTCGCTCTGAGGCGATCGTTTTACCTGGAGTAGGGGCTTTCGATCCGGCTGTACGACATTTGCGATCGCGCGATTTGGTGGAACCGATTCGTGAGGCGATCGCGTCTGGTAAACCTTTTTTGGGTATTTGTTTGGGTTTACAAATTCTTTTTGATGGTTCGGAAGAAGGAAATGAACCGGGTTTAGGTATCATTCCTGGAATGGTACGTCGCTTTCGTTCGGAACCAAATTTGACTATTCCTCACATGGGTTGGAATCAGTTACATTTTACCCAAAAAAATCTCGCTCTTTGGCGGCAATTACCAAGCGATCCTTATCTTTATTTTGTCCATTCTTATTACGTCGATCCGAGCGATTCTGCTTACACTGCGGCTACAGTTACTCATGGTAGCCAAACTGTGACTGCGGCGATCGCCAGAGATAATTTAATGGCTGTTCAATTTCACCCAGAAAAGTCTTCTACTTTGGGGTTACAAATTCTCAGTAATTTTGTCCGCTTGATTCGTGCTCGGGTTGCTGCTTAA
- the rsmD gene encoding 16S rRNA (guanine(966)-N(2))-methyltransferase RsmD: MSIRIYGNRQLKTLPGQSTRPTAAKVREALFNIWQGAIADCRWLDLCSGNGSMGAEALCRGAKLVVGIEKNPRACAIIRENWQQVATDGQEFKILRGDVVARLKALAGQKFDRIYFDPPYASNLYDPVLAAIAEYQLLEAEGRIAIEHDPQTWTATEIQQLSLCGEKLYGTTALSFYCPV; the protein is encoded by the coding sequence GTGAGTATCAGAATCTACGGCAATCGACAGTTAAAAACCTTACCCGGACAATCAACTCGTCCCACAGCAGCGAAAGTAAGAGAAGCATTATTTAATATTTGGCAAGGCGCGATCGCCGATTGTCGCTGGTTAGATTTATGTAGCGGCAACGGCTCAATGGGGGCGGAAGCCTTATGTCGAGGGGCGAAATTAGTCGTAGGCATCGAAAAAAATCCGCGTGCTTGCGCGATTATCAGAGAAAATTGGCAGCAAGTAGCCACCGATGGACAAGAATTCAAAATTTTGCGCGGAGACGTAGTAGCGCGTCTAAAAGCCTTAGCAGGACAGAAATTTGACCGCATTTACTTCGATCCCCCTTATGCAAGTAACTTATACGATCCGGTATTAGCAGCGATCGCCGAATATCAACTTCTCGAAGCAGAAGGAAGAATAGCCATCGAACACGATCCTCAAACTTGGACAGCCACAGAAATCCAGCAACTCTCTCTCTGCGGCGAAAAACTCTATGGAACTACAGCCCTCAGCTTTTATTGTCCAGTTTAA
- the petG gene encoding cytochrome b6-f complex subunit V, protein MIEPLLLGIVLGLIPVTLAGLFYAAWMQYKRGDNLKV, encoded by the coding sequence GTGATCGAACCATTGCTGTTGGGAATTGTCTTGGGTTTAATTCCCGTTACTCTGGCTGGACTCTTCTATGCGGCTTGGATGCAGTACAAGCGCGGTGACAACCTGAAGGTTTAA
- a CDS encoding c-type cytochrome: MLEKTVDNQFANPKIITQRITFIVMAVVLAILASILAMQMYRVSDPYIQEVFSQTGNPVKGQAMFEINCAGCHGVTAEGNVGPSLHNVSKRRSPVDLIEQVISGDTPPMPKFQPSPQEMADLLSYLQQL; the protein is encoded by the coding sequence ATGCTGGAAAAAACCGTGGATAACCAGTTCGCCAATCCCAAAATTATCACTCAACGAATAACTTTCATCGTCATGGCGGTGGTGCTGGCAATCCTGGCTAGCATTCTAGCGATGCAAATGTACCGGGTTTCCGATCCCTACATTCAAGAAGTTTTCTCTCAGACAGGAAATCCAGTCAAAGGACAAGCCATGTTTGAAATCAATTGCGCTGGATGTCATGGTGTCACCGCCGAAGGTAATGTCGGACCGAGTTTACATAACGTTTCCAAACGGCGATCGCCAGTAGATTTGATCGAACAAGTGATTAGCGGCGATACCCCACCAATGCCAAAATTTCAACCCAGTCCTCAAGAAATGGCAGATTTGTTAAGTTATTTACAGCAACTCTAA